One Archaeoglobus neptunius DNA segment encodes these proteins:
- a CDS encoding nicotinamide-nucleotide adenylyltransferase, with amino-acid sequence MVRALIFGRFQPFHYGHLRVVKWALNDFDELVLLVGMADESHTLLNPFTAGERIWMIREALRSENVDLSRIVTATVPTMSVYVGHAFYIINLVPAVGAIITRNPVIAQVFRDAGLEVLSPPEFERNKYRGSYIRRLMLEGGEWEKLVPDAVAEIISKLNGVERIRRAASMD; translated from the coding sequence ATGGTAAGAGCGCTGATATTTGGAAGGTTTCAGCCCTTCCATTACGGCCATCTTCGAGTTGTCAAATGGGCCTTGAACGACTTTGATGAGCTCGTTCTGCTTGTCGGAATGGCTGACGAAAGTCACACACTACTCAATCCCTTTACCGCCGGAGAGCGAATCTGGATGATAAGAGAGGCGCTCAGGTCAGAGAATGTTGATCTGAGCAGGATCGTTACGGCGACTGTCCCCACAATGAGCGTTTACGTGGGCCATGCCTTCTACATCATAAATCTTGTTCCCGCTGTCGGTGCCATAATAACCAGAAATCCTGTCATTGCTCAGGTATTCAGGGATGCCGGACTCGAAGTACTAAGCCCTCCAGAGTTTGAGAGAAACAAATACAGGGGCAGTTACATCAGGAGGCTGATGCTTGAGGGTGGAGAATGGGAGAAGCTGGTTCCAGACGCTGTTGCTGAAATTATCAGTAAGCTGAACGGTGTTGAAAGGATAAGAAGAGCTGCAAGCATGGATTAG